Below is a genomic region from Fusarium oxysporum Fo47 chromosome XI, complete sequence.
ATTTTCACCCTCATAGCCTATCATCGTGACCTGGATCACCAGAGCCTTCTCAGTGCCTGGTATACTGCTTCTGCCCTCCTGGCAACCTTCATAGCTGGGATATACGGCAGCATGGTCATCTTCAGATTCTTCTTTCATGCTTTGCGCCGATTCCCTGGTCCTACCTTTGCTCCCATATCTTCGTTATACGCTGTATCGATGTCTATGAAGAAGTTTCACATGTTCTCGGAAATGCAAAAGCTACACAATACCTATGGCGATTTTGTGAGACTGGGTATTTACCTCTCAGCTGTATATCAATGCGATGCTAACCCCTGCTATTATTCAAGGTCCATCTGAAATGTCCATTGCATCACCAAGTGCTGTGGCTGCAATTTACCAGAATTCGTCACCTTGTCTAAAGGGCCCTTGGTATAATGTTTTTGTGCCTTCAATATCGTTGCATGCCTCGAGAGACAAGCAGGAGCATGCACACAGAAGGAAAGTATGGGACAGGGGCCTTAGTGCAAAAGGTATGAAGTTCGTCTCCCGAATTTTCAATGTCAGACTAATCATTCCAAAAGCTATGCGCGATTATGAGCCAAGAGTGGAAAAATACACGCGTTTGTTAATCAGTCAGCTACAAAAGAGATGTGGCAAACCGGTGGACATTGCGGAATGGTGCAACTTCTACGGATTCGACGTCATGGGTGATCTTGCATTTGGGAAGAGCTTCAATATGCTTAATGACGGAGTCAGGCACTATTACATGGATCTGACACAGACATCCACCTTATGGGGCACTCAGATTGCTCGATCCTCGTGGCTCTATCTACTCATAAAGAGCATACCTATCTTAAACTACCAGATTGCAAACTTTCTGAAATGGCTAAGAACACATGTGGATCAGAGGGCAAAGGTAATACCGTTCCTCCAGTAGTATCCACCCGTTCTCCTCTGACCAGATAGCAGAATGAGCCAGACCTTCCTGACTTATTTTCCTGGCTCCTTGGTGCGTACAAAGAACAGTC
It encodes:
- a CDS encoding averantin oxidoreductase, producing MMNLSAIQLDSLPVLVVVAFCGVATHLAIFRIGEWDVAVHRIIAFFGLIYALIFTLIAYHRDLDHQSLLSAWYTASALLATFIAGIYGSMVIFRFFFHALRRFPGPTFAPISSLYAVSMSMKKFHMFSEMQKLHNTYGDFVRLGPSEMSIASPSAVAAIYQNSSPCLKGPWYNVFVPSISLHASRDKQEHAHRRKVWDRGLSAKAMRDYEPRVEKYTRLLISQLQKRCGKPVDIAEWCNFYGFDVMGDLAFGKSFNMLNDGVRHYYMDLTQTSTLWGTQIARSSWLYLLIKSIPILNYQIANFLKWLRTHVDQRAKNEPDLPDLFSWLLGAYKEQSVHTKQDELNLLGDAHLIVVAGSDTTSTSLTCALFELARHPDVYRKLRTEVDDLLKPEDTHSHSALAKLKYLQAVIDETMRLYPAIPSGLQRITPPQGLHINGTFIPGNMIVQTPTYTLNRDERCFVRPNNFIPERWTTQPELVRDASAFAPFSIGRYSCAGKQLGLFEIRHVLSHIVSKFDLRFAPDQTSELFQDGLADGFTLLCPKLEMIFETRKNGELPS